One part of the Salmo salar chromosome ssa10, Ssal_v3.1, whole genome shotgun sequence genome encodes these proteins:
- the LOC100380697 gene encoding syntaxin-binding protein 3: MATVSEHGLKRVVWQRIKETIIEDCKKSEIWKILILDHFTTKLLSSCCKMSDLMQEGITIVEDLYKSREPVLEMKAIYFMTPTAKCVDAFIGDFKLKPKYKAAYVYFTDYCSDELFNKMKLYCGKYIRVCKELNISFLPQESQVFTCDNPGAFRSIYSPHCSQDKVNTLETLAAQIVTLCATLDENPGVRYKKETMLENTTLDNAKQLAALVDYKLTKHYDMDDNGKKKGKTQAQLLIIERGFDPVTPILHELTYQAMAYDLVPIKNDTYKYKSKDGSEKEALLNEDDQLWARLRHMHIAEVSEQIPKLVKEISANKKQPDGKITISGLSQLMKKMPHFRKQIAQKTVHLNLTEDCMNHFQKNVEKLCKAEQDLAVGSDVEGVKVKDPMRTLLPVLLHPHGTYDKIRAVLLYIFSLNGTTEENLNKLIQHVKIEEDREFILNWRELGVPIISLPSFFPMRRSSRRDRTQEETYSLSRWTPVIKDVMEDAVENKLETKEWPHQSECPAAWNGSGAVSARQKHKASSQDERRSGSRLIIFVIGGISYSEMRSAYQVTQSVKSCEVIIGSSHIVTPMELLDDIQALSKPTTTKETFTIVKE; this comes from the exons ATGGCAACTGTTTCAGAGCACGGGTTAAAAAGAGTAGTTTGGcaaa GAATAAAGGAAACGATCATCGAGGATTGCAAGAAGTCAGAAATATGGAAG ATATTGATATTGGACCACTTCACCACCAAGCTTCTATCGTCATGCTGCAAAATGTCCGACTTGATGCAGGAGGGAATTACCA TTGTGGAGGACCTCTACAAAAGCAGAGAGCCTGTACTAGAAATGAAGGCTATCTACTTCATGACCCCGACAGCAAAG TGTGTGGATGCCTTCATTGGTGACTTCAAGTTGAAACCCAAGTACAAAGCAGCATACGTTTATTTCACTGACT ATTGTTCGGATGAGTTGTTCAACAAAATGAAACTGTACTGTGGAAAGTATATACGTGTCTGTAAGGAATTAAACATTTCCTTCTTGCCCCAGGAGTCACAG GTGTTCACTTGTGATAACCCTGGGGCCTTCCGCAGTATCTACAGCCCTCACTGTAGTCAGGACAAAGTGAACACATTGGAGACTCTGGCAGCCCAGATCGTCACTCTCTGTGCCACGCTGGACGAGAACCCAGGGGTCAGATACAAGAA GGAGACCATGTTGGAGAACACCACTCTGGATAACGCCAAACAGCTAGCAGCACTGGTGGATTACAAACTGACTAAGCACTACGATATGGATGACAATGGCAAGAAAAAG GGAAAGACCCAGGCCCAGCTGTTAATCATAGAGAGGGGCTTTGACCCTGTGACCCCCATCCTACATGAGCTGACCTATCAGGCCATGGCCTACGACCTTGTCCCAATCAAGAACGACACCTACAA ATACAAGTCTAAAGATGGTTCTGAGAAGGAAGCCCTGCTGAATGAGGATGACCAGCTGTGGGCCAGactcagacacatgcacattgcTGAGGTGTCAGA ACAAATACCTAAACTGGTGAAAGAAATTTCTGCCAACAAAAAACAGCCCGATGGAAAG ATCACAATAAGCGGTTTATCCCAGCTTATGAAGAAGATGCCCCACTTCCGCAAGCAGATTGCTCAG AAAACGGTCCATCTGAATTTGACTGAAGACTGTATGAACCACTTCCAGAAGAACGTGGAGAAACTCTGCAAAGCTGAGCAA GACCTGGCAGTAGGGTCTGATGTGGAGGGTGTGAAGGTGAAGGACCCCATGAGGACACTGCTCCCTGTCCTGCTGCACCCCCATGGTACCTACGATAAGATCAGAGCTGTTCTCCTCTACATCTTCAGCCTCAACG GAACAACAGAGGAAAACCTGAACAAACTCATCCAGCACGTTAAGATCGAGGAGGATCGAGAGTTCATTCTCAACTGGAGAGAACTGGGAGTCCCCATCATATCTTTG cCAAGCTTCTTCCCAATGCGTAGGTCATCTCGAAGGGACCGCACTCAGGAGGAGACATACAGCCTGTCCCGATGGACACCTGTCATCAAAGACGTGATGGAG GATGCTGTGGAGAACAAGCTGGAAACCAAGGAATGGCCACACCAGTCAGAGTGCCCAGCAGCCTGGAATGGCTCTGGGGCTGTCAG tgCCCGTCAGAAACACAAGGCCAGTTCTCAGGATGAGCGGAGGAGTGGCTCCAGGCTCATCATCTTCGTCATCGGAGGGATTAGCTACTCAGAGATGCGCAGTGCCTACCAGGTCACACAGTCCGTCAAGTCCTGTGAGGTCATCATAG gaTCGTCCCACATTGTGACCCCCATGGAGCTCCTAGACGATATTCAGGCCCTGAGTAAACCAACCACCACCAAGGAGACCTTTACAATAGTGAAGGAGTGA